In Pirellulales bacterium, the genomic stretch AGCGTGGGGCTGGTGAGCATCACAGTCGGCATCGAGACGCCGAACGAGACCACGTTGAAGCAGTACAAGCGTGCCCCGATCAAGGACGACAAGCAGCGCGAGTTCGTCGAGTTGTGCCGGGGGCTGGGCATTCGCACGGTGGCCGGCTTCATGATCGGGTTTCCCGAGGACACGCCCAGCTCGATTCGCGCCGTGCTGCGCTATGCGAAGGCGGTCTGCCCGACCTATGCCAACTTCAACGTCGTGACGCCGTACCCTGGCACGGAATTTTTCGAGCAGGTGAAGCACGAGATCGCCGACTTCGACTTTACGAAGTACTCGGTCTACACGCCGGTGATGAAGTATCAGCAGCTCACGCCGCAGCAAGTCTCGGAATTGCACGCCAAGTGCTTCACGAGCTACTACTTCCGCTGGCCGTATCTGTTCCAGAACGCGCACCTGATCTGGCCGCTGCTGCAACGATTCGGCATCGGCCTGAAGGCCGTCGCGACCGACGCGGAAGGGCCGCACAACTCGCCGCCGAAGCCGCACGCCGGCGCGTCGAAGCCGACGGCCAGCCTACCGGTTGTCAACACGAACGAGCATGCCTGCAATCACGAGCATTAGTGGTCAGTGGTCAGTGGTCAGGGGTTTGTGGGCAGGGGGCTGGTGGTTAGGGTTTGTCGTCATGCGCAACAGGCATACTGGCTCATCTCTTGGCTCGTGGCTGTCCGTGGGCCGAATTCGCGGGATTTTGCGTTGGTTTGCGCACCACGCGCACCCGTCGGTGATGCTGCGCGGGTGGACTCCGTCGTATGTTCTGCGGTGCTTGGCGGTTGCGCTGTGGCAGCAGGATGGGTGCGTGGGGTCTTGATGACGCTACGGATGGTGATTTTCTGGTGCGCGGTTCGCGCACCGCTTGGCTGTCTCGCCGGGGTTTTTTAACGCGAAGGCGCCAAGGACGCGAAGAGTTGCGACCAGTCGTGGAAGCTTCTGTTCTACTTTACTGGCTTGCGGGGTGGGGGGCGAGGTTCGTTTTCGGCCGCGGTGCTTGCCTGCGGATTTCCGCGAGTCGCCACCCCCAGATCGAATAGCGCAACTTCAAAAAGTGTCCGTGAGGATGTGCCTGGACCGCTCGATTCCCACCTGAAACGTGAGCGACTAATCGATTCGAACGGTATTACCCTGGAGTGAGGCGTGCCGATTCCGGGTCATACCGGAAGTCACCGATCGTGCCATCCTTGATTTTTTGAATCGCCTCGTCGATCACGGGGAGCGGCACGAGAAACCACTCTTTCGGCTCGACTTGCGAGCCGAAGCGGTCCTTCAACTCCAGGTCCAGTCGAGCGCTGCCGAAGAACCTTTGCAGCAGCGCTTCGAGCGCTTTCCGGTTGACGTTCGCCAGCTTGAACGTCGCCACGACCTCCACATCGGCCAAGAGAAATGTCGGATCCTTTTTCGCGTTGGCGACGCGGCCCTTCACACTGCCGCCGGTGACGCCGATTTTGTGCAAAACCGTCCTGTGCTCGGCGACAAAGGGATGCTCCGATTTGCTCCTCAGCACATAGATGTGCCCCGTCGCCAGGTCATCCTCGTCCTCGAGATCCGAGAAGAGCGGTTCCGCGCGTGGCTCGGTGATGCGGCGGCTCGCTTTGTCCTTGTACAGCGCGCGCTGGAGCGATCGCAGCAGCAGATCGCTCTCCGTGCCGTTGTCATAGACGACACGAAGCCTGCGGTCCGGGCGACCGTAGTCACTGACGAATTCGTCGCCCAACTCGGCCACCAGCACCTTCTGACCATCCAGGATGAACAAGTCCCCCTTTGTAAAGTCGGCGTACTCTTTGTATTTCAAGGTTTTCCGCTGGCCTGTCTTTAGATCGCGCTGCACCTGGTCGAAGATTGGCGCGAACTGGTCGAAGTCTTCGCATGCGGTGCGCTTCGCGATTTCCTCCGCAACGCGGATATCCTCGCGCGAGCGCACATGCACCAGCTTTGTCACGTCGTTTTCTGGCGAGTCTTCCGCTCCCAGTGCAGCCAGCAAT encodes the following:
- a CDS encoding GIY-YIG nuclease family protein — its product is MAERVTDEDLDLLGELGVDTAPVAKGGRTAREQRIIAGFEDILRFVEEHGRAPQHGENRDIFERLYAVRLDRIRESAECREVLKDIDTRGLLDTTAHRGSTTGEAESTDEELLAALGAEDSPENDVTKLVHVRSREDIRVAEEIAKRTACEDFDQFAPIFDQVQRDLKTGQRKTLKYKEYADFTKGDLFILDGQKVLVAELGDEFVSDYGRPDRRLRVVYDNGTESDLLLRSLQRALYKDKASRRITEPRAEPLFSDLEDEDDLATGHIYVLRSKSEHPFVAEHRTVLHKIGVTGGSVKGRVANAKKDPTFLLADVEVVATFKLANVNRKALEALLQRFFGSARLDLELKDRFGSQVEPKEWFLVPLPVIDEAIQKIKDGTIGDFRYDPESARLTPG